The DNA segment GATTTATAATATTATTCTTATGACAATTGGCAAAATAGCTCCATTCTTGAGAGAAATGCCTAACAGGTACTTCATCCTCACTGTGTTCACCTGACAAAGtttgaaatgattttaataataatgaatttattttggaaaattgtaTTTTCTCTTCAAGTGTACACATACCTCTAAAACTAAAGACTGGGTTTTTCAGAGCCATACAAACACTGTAAAGGCTATGGGATCATCAAGTTTTACTGAATAAATTTTGCAAGAGGCTCTCCATGGGAGTTGAGAACTGTGGTGCTCCAATCATGCTGAGCAGGAAACCCTAATATCCCCCTCATTACATGATAGTGGGTGGTTAGAATGGTGAGTGTTCCTGGATGACCAATCCCTTCAACCCCTAACATGgtttaattatttcatattaCCCGTCAGGATTAGTAAAGCATCACAGTATCTGGctaattattaaaagaaaaaaaaggtcaggTAGAGAATCATCAATGACTAATAGTTTTTTCCTCTCCTTATGTTTTGCTGGTGTCCATTTCAGAAGATACGGATGGCATAAAAGTGAGTAGATAATATGGTTTCTGCACCCTTCTCTCACTTGTCATTGGCCGTTGCTTCCAGACATGCTGGTCTTTCTATCCTCAGTTCCTCAAAGGCATCAAGCTCCTCTCAGCTCTTGGCCTTTAGACTTAGGGGTCCCTCTGCCCACAATAAACAGCCTCAGCCTTACTCCTGGGTTCGCTAGTGATCTATGTTTTTATAGTGGTACATTTCCTTCAGACCACTTGCAATGAGCAATCCATCTAACTCATTTTGCTTGGCCTCCAGTagttcaatatttgttgaataatggTTCATGAGCAAGAATGTAGACTCCTGAGGCATTGCATATGTTTACGTCCCTTAAAATAACTAGTGAATAACACCTTTGCATATGAAGGCTATTAATATGTTGtgaattcttaaatttaaaatatttcgcaggaagaaatggagaaatatcCAGATGGGATTGTGAATAAATTCAATCCTAAATGAAAAAAAGTCTTCTCCAGTGAGAATATACCTAAGTTTGACCTTTTGATTAAGTGTCGTGAGTAAAGTATTTATGGGTTATGACTTGCATGGATTTATTACCTAGCTTCAGGAGCTGGATTCTTGATTTCCCTCTGCATATATGTATTAGAACAGTAAAACACATAGGGATGgctacttttaattttataggtCATTCAGAAATTACATCTTGTAGAAAGTAAAGATTTCTTAGAGTTTTGGTTATTCACCACTGCAATTTGGAATGTTTggtgtaattttaaaattcctaagtTTTTGCCCCTTTCTTCTATTCATCCTTTTGACCACTGAAGCATTGCTGCATGGATTTGTGATATTTAAATAATGAGAAATGAGAGGCAAGgtacttttatttaatattttttattatttaataacttAAGTTTATCACCTTGAAAACTGCAATGTATCAGTAACAATCAACATTCAGGTAAAACATCACCACACATTCttctcttcaacaaataaatgctAACTTGTGGTCCAAAGTCAAAAGATGTAATTTCTGAGAAGGCATGTTTAAATTCATCATCTAGGGATATTCTGGAAATATGCTATGGATGGAACTTTTATCAACTGTCCAGGAAGAAATGTATTATTACTTCCTAAAAATGTTTGAACAAAAGCTATTATTTTGAATGATGTATTCTCCATAAGTAATTGCTGTTTAGACATCAGAAATCAGCTCACACAGACTCACGCTTACACATCTTTTACTCTCCTTTATAACAAAGACAAATTGAAAAATGAAGTAAGATATTCTACCCCCAAAAGGTCAATAatctttttctctaaaaaaatcTATTCTGCAAAACATTTTTTATGGCTCCTCAGAACTTAGGATAAAGACTCTATCCAATAAAGAGGCTTCAAAACCTAAGCTATGTTCCATTGTTTGCAGTTACCTTGGACTTTAACTAGATGTGCAAGTTGACTTCTAACCATGGGGAATCCTCTCCATGACTGGATTATGGATTGTTGAGGCCATGGCAGATAACCAGTTCCACAGAAGCAACTTCATGTTTTTCTGAGGAAGATCCATAGCACTGTGGAACAAGGAATATCAATAAGCGATGCCACAAGAGACTGCAAATGGGGTTAACAAAATACAGCCCTCAAAAATGAACTCTGATGGTGGAAAAATCTACGAGgtaaaatattgttgaaaaaaaatacagggaTTGAAAATGGCTTCAGTTATGTTAAGAGCACTGGTGAACATTCAGTAGCGTTAGAATGTGCTTTCTTATGCATGTAACAAACTATCTCTTCATGCCAAGCTCATTAAGTGGCTAAGTTGTATAAATTTGTTCAAAAACAAACGCTTTTCCAgcatttatagatttaaaaaaaaaaaaacagcaacttTGTTTTCTAGTGGGGAAAACACCAGGTGAAAATATTCTAATGGTAGTAATAAAATACTTGGCCTTTAATCAGTTCcagtaaaattatatttgaaagctcccccaccaccacccataGTCATACACATACGCATcaaattttaagcattttataatGGCCAAAGAAGGTGTTTACATCTGTTTATTAATGGAACTCACTTTTTAATCAGTTTTTAATAAATTGCTAATCCAGTTTAGCCTCAAATCAGTTCCATCCCTTTCCTCAATCCCTTTTCTGATGTCTAACAGTTAAAGTCCTGTGCAGTGAACAGGGATTCCTGTGGCACTTTGGGAATTATCTGCTCTGGGTTTAAAAAAGTGCAGCTTATaaagttctctctcttttcttcagcCTCTACGAAGATTGATAAAGGCATTTCCAGAGGCAAATGAAATTCTTCCCCTCTCTGCTCGTTCTCCTCCAGgacctcctcttccccttctacctcctcctcctcctcctcctcctcctcctcctcctcctcctcctccacataTTCAGCCTCTTcgacctcttcctcctcctcatcttcgacctcttcctcttcctcatcttccacctcttcttcctcatcttcgacctcttcttcctcatcttcaacctcttcttcctcctcctcgcTCACCTCCTTTGCATCACACACCTCCTGGTCAtactcctcctcatcatcatttttcttctcctcttcctccaccaGCAACGGGGCAAGAGACTGGTTTTCCTCTGATTTAGGACTGAATGCTAGAGAGGGATTCTGCACAAAGCCATACAGAGCTTCCTGCAGTCCCCAGGTTTCCTCGCTGCCGCCAGGGGGCGCGTCGTTTCCGGAGGATCTGGCCGGGGAGGCCTCGCCGCTCACCGGGGCCTTCTGCGCCCTCAGCGCCTCCTGCTGACGCTCCAGCTTCTCCTGCTGCCGCATGTCCTCGTAGATCTGGTTCATGATGAATTGGGTGGTGTTGGGCGGCGCTCGCATGCCAGGCTCTCTCCACTCGTACAGCTTGACCGGCCGCGGCAGCGTGCTCACATTCGCTGGCGGGCTCCGCGGGGAGGAGCGGCGAGGGTGGTGGCGCAGGCCGCGACCCCTGCGGCCCCAGCGCTTCTTCCTGCCTGGGGGCCTCGCCCAGCTAGGGTTCCAGGACCCGTtccagcaggagcagcagcaaaAGCAGAGAGGGTGCAGGCCATACACCCGAAACACTTGCACTGGGCAATGGAACTTCCGGAATCCTGGAGGGGGTGGGCGCCAGGGCCCTCCCCAGCACCCCCAGTTAAAGCACACGGGTGGTTGGAACCAAAAGCCCGGGCCGTGCTGTTGCTTCGGCTGCTTCCTTGGGGGCCCATACTCGGTCTTGGGGCTATAGCGGTGCGGCCTATTGTACACTGGAGCGCCCTGGCGCCTTCGATGGCAGGACGACCAGGAGCTCAAGGAGGCCGAGTGTGCCCAGCCACCGCCGCCCAGGTTCAGAGGGTCTTCCCTTGTGTCGAGGGTCTGAGTCATCGTTCGGGGAGCTCTGAGAGGTCTAGATGGTAGCGACCCAGAAGCTGTCGTCAAGTTTTGCCAGATAGGACGGTCAGAAGAGCCTCGTCTCGTCACCCTGTCTCTCCACGCAGTGCCACGTGTCTACCCCTGGGATCACGTTTTCTCTCCAGGAGGCcgctctcttcctggtttgcgaGCTCTTCGGTAGTAATCGCTTGTCCTTCGCACCTGGGTTGTCTCACCCAGGTGTGCTGGGTGGGACTGGGGCTGGGCAAGGATGGTGGGGGAGGAAGGTGTTGGCAGGCGACACGCAGTGAGACCCACTCCCGGGTCccccccacacccggctctgcTGAGGCACGGGCTGGGGCCgggggaggcaggggttgcgCAGTTACCTGCTGCTACCTCTCAACCCAGGTGCTTCACTGTCGCCGTCCTGGCAGGACTGGGGTGGCGAGGGCAGCGGCAGCCTTTAAATACTGGCTGTGGTCTCCCGCGTGCCCACCGCGTTCTTGGTCGCCCAGGGCAACAGCCAATTGGGGTCGAAATCGTCCTCCCTGTGTGCAAGACCGGGTTCTGGCTGGAACCAGGCTCTAGGTGAACATTCGCAGGGGGCTTGTGACGTAGCGTTTGGGGGAGGCGAAGAGGGGCTCAGGCTGGGTTTGTGCTGCTCAATTCAAGCACGTCTGGAGGCAGTTTATCCGAAAGCTTTGTGTCACCTTGAGGCAGGGGTTTAGAAGATGGGCCTTCATCTGAACCCGGTGGGGGCGGGAGAACTTGAGTTTTGAAAACCCCACATTCTACACCTTTGGAGGGTAAAATGACAAAGCCAGGGTAGGGATGCCTATTTTT comes from the Macaca mulatta isolate MMU2019108-1 chromosome 11, T2T-MMU8v2.0, whole genome shotgun sequence genome and includes:
- the CCER1 gene encoding coiled-coil domain-containing glutamate-rich protein 1 is translated as MTQTLDTREDPLNLGGGGWAHSASLSSWSSCHRRRQGAPVYNRPHRYSPKTEYGPPRKQPKQQHGPGFWFQPPVCFNWGCWGGPWRPPPPGFRKFHCPVQVFRVYGLHPLCFCCCSCWNGSWNPSWARPPGRKKRWGRRGRGLRHHPRRSSPRSPPANVSTLPRPVKLYEWREPGMRAPPNTTQFIMNQIYEDMRQQEKLERQQEALRAQKAPVSGEASPARSSGNDAPPGGSEETWGLQEALYGFVQNPSLAFSPKSEENQSLAPLLVEEEEKKNDDEEEYDQEVCDAKEVSEEEEEEVEDEEEEVEDEEEEEVEEAEYVEEEEEEEEEEEEEEEVEGEEEVLEENEQRGEEFHLPLEMPLSIFVEAEEKRENFISCTFLNPEQIIPKVPQESLFTAQDFNC